In one window of Juglans regia cultivar Chandler chromosome 3, Walnut 2.0, whole genome shotgun sequence DNA:
- the LOC109003579 gene encoding MADS-box protein FBP24 isoform X2, whose translation MGRRKMSISRIENRTRRQVTFAKRRVGLIKKTHELSVLCDAQIGLIIFSSNGKLFEYCSETSSMEHMIRRYQLVATENRDPEKNYQTDHQLMPGELARMQKETANLQLSLQRYYGEGLSSIKLEDLDELEQQLEFSVNRVRARKFELLQQQTDNLRKKEKMLLEENEQIYHLINENQAAMEQHQTYYQVLAMVPKTEENRHDHHVLEQYFPFSGREDQQPAASSSSSSVLQLATLPDPLFNGPYHDRLLQPAHPNLQDFSLQLPKNV comes from the exons ATGGGACGGAGAAAGATGTCAATCTCAAGGATAGAGAACCGAACCAGAAGGCAAGTTACCTTTGCAAAACGCCGAGTAGGGCTGATTAAGAAAACCCATGAGCTTTCTGTGCTTTGTGATGCCCAGATTGGGCTCATCATCTTCTCAAGCAATGGGAAATTGTTCGAGTATTGCAGTGAGACTTCTag CATGGAACATATGATAAGAAGGTATCAATTAGTTGCAACAGAGAATCGAGATCcggaaaaaaattatcaaact GATCATCAATTAATGCCTGGGGAGTTGGCAAGGATGCAAAAAGAAACCGCGAATCTTCAATTGAGTTTGCAACGGTACTATGGTGAGGGCTTGAGTTCTATAAAGCTTGAGGATTTAGATGAACTTGAGCAGCAGCTGGAATTCTCGGTCAACAGAGTTCGAGCTAGGAAG TTTGAACTCTTACAACAGCAGACGGATAATCTTCGAAAGAAG GAGAAAATGCTGCtggaagaaaatgaacaaataTACCATCTG ATCAATGAGAATCAGGCAGCAATGGAGCAGCATCAGACGTACTACCAAGTACTGGCTATGGTGCCAAAGACTGAGGAAAATAgacatgatcatcatgtgcTGGAACAGTACTTCCCATTCTCTGGACGGGAAGATCAGCAACCCGCGgcaagtagtagtagtagtagtgtgCTTCAGCTAGCAACCTTGCCTGATCCACTTTTTAATGGTCCATATCATGATCGTCTCCTGCAGCCTGCTCACCCCAACCTTCAAGATTTCAGTCTCCAACTCCCCAAAAATG TTTGA
- the LOC109003592 gene encoding uncharacterized protein LOC109003592: MALRNFYNEIKGLKVKELPNHVKPMLSINYVKSAIQRGLDNYHAKYIQTSSIDPLYHVCFGGMIFSYLVALPEERRHLEHQQHAKEHGH, translated from the coding sequence ATGGCACTGAGGAACTTCTACAATGAGATCAAAGGGCTGAAGGTAAAGGAACTGCCCAACCATGTGAAGCCGATGCTTTCCATCAACTATGTGAAGAGTGCAATACAGAGAGGGCTGGACAACTACCATGCCAAGTACATCCAAACCAGCTCCATTGACCCACTCTACCATGTCTGCTTTGGCGGGATGATCTTTTCCTACCTGGTTGCACTCCCTGAGGAACGCCGCCACCTTGAGCACCAGCAGCATGCCAAAGAGCATGGCCACTGA
- the LOC109003593 gene encoding cyclin-dependent kinase D-3-like, with protein sequence MSELDLSKKVADRYLKREVLGEGTYGVVYKAIDTKTGQKVAIKKIRLGKQKEGVNFTALREIKLLKELKDPNIIELIDAFPHKGNLHLVFEFMETDLEAVIRDRNIFLSPADIKSYLQMTLKGLAYCHKKWVLHRDMKPNNLLIGSNGQLKLADFGLARIFGSPDRKFTHQVFARWYRAPELLFGTKQYGAGVDVWAAACIFAELLLRRPFLQGSSDIDQLGKIFAAFGTPTPSQWPDLVYLPDYVEYQHVPAPPLRSLFPMASDDALDLLSKMFTYDPKARISVQQALEHRYFSSAPLPTDPDKLSRPAPKRDSRVSDFNSHDGPTVLSPPRKTRRVMPDREGLEGIFHHIDKIEANGENASRNEPVPMSVDFSIFGAKPPNRPTINSADRSHLKRKLDLEFQHPE encoded by the exons ATGTCAGAGCTCGATCTGTCCAAGAAAGTCGCCGATAGATATCTGAAGCGAGAAGTCCTCGGAGAAGGTACCTACGGGGTCGTCTACAAAGCCATTGATACCAAG ACAGGACAGAAAGTCGCAATTAAAAAGATTCGGCTTGGGAAGCAAAAGGAAGGGGTAAATTTTACGGCACTTAGAGAAATCAAGCTCCTTAAAGAGCTTAAAGATCCGAATATAATTGAGTTGATTGATGCGTTCCCTCATAAGGGTAACTTGCACCTAGTGTTTGAGTTCATGGAGACAGACCTTGAAGCTGTTATTCGGGACCGGAATATATTTCTTTCGCCGGCTGACATAAAATCTTATCTTCAGATGACACTTAAAGGACTTGCTTACTGCCACAAAAAATGGGTTTTACATAG GGATATGAAACCAAACAACTTGTTAATAGGATCTAATGGACAGCTCAAACTTGCAGATTTTGGTTTAGCACGAATATTTGGGAGCCCAGATCGCAAGTTCACTCACCAG GTTTTTGCTCGATGGTATAGAGCACCTGAGCTGTTGTTTGGTACCAAGCAATATGGCGCTGGGGTGGATGTTTGGGCTGCCGCTTGTATATTTGCTGAACTTCTCCTGCGTCGACCTTTTCTGCAG gGTTCAAGTGACATTGATCAATTGGGAAAGATCTTTGCTGCATTTGGGACACCAACACCATCCCAGTGGCCTGATCTGGTATACCTTCCTGATTATGTGGAGTACCAGCATGTTCCTGCACCCCCTTTACGTTCCTTGTTTCCAATGGCTAGTGATGATGCTTTAGATCTGCTGTCGAAGATGTTTACTTATGATCCAAAAGCTAGAATATCAGTGCAGCAGGCATTAGAGCACCG GTACTTCTCATCTGCACCACTGCCTACAGATCCAGATAAACTCTCCAGACCTGCACCTAAGCGGGACTCTAGGGTTTCTGATTTTAATTCACATGATGGTCCAACCGTCTTATCACCTCCAAGAAAGACAAGGAGAGTGATGCCGGACCGTGAGGGCTTGGAAGGAATTTTTCATCATATTGATAAGATTGAGGCAAATGGTGAAAATGCAAGCAGGAATGAACCAGTACCAATGTCGGTAGACTTTTCTATCTTTGGAGCAAAACCTCCAAACAGGCCCACAATTAACAG TGCTGACAGATCACATTTAAAAAGGAAGTTAGATCTGGAATTCCAGCACCCCGAATAA
- the LOC109003579 gene encoding MADS-box protein FBP24 isoform X1: MGRRKMSISRIENRTRRQVTFAKRRVGLIKKTHELSVLCDAQIGLIIFSSNGKLFEYCSETSSMEHMIRRYQLVATENRDPEKNYQTVRITHLIYDHQLMPGELARMQKETANLQLSLQRYYGEGLSSIKLEDLDELEQQLEFSVNRVRARKFELLQQQTDNLRKKEKMLLEENEQIYHLINENQAAMEQHQTYYQVLAMVPKTEENRHDHHVLEQYFPFSGREDQQPAASSSSSSVLQLATLPDPLFNGPYHDRLLQPAHPNLQDFSLQLPKNV, from the exons ATGGGACGGAGAAAGATGTCAATCTCAAGGATAGAGAACCGAACCAGAAGGCAAGTTACCTTTGCAAAACGCCGAGTAGGGCTGATTAAGAAAACCCATGAGCTTTCTGTGCTTTGTGATGCCCAGATTGGGCTCATCATCTTCTCAAGCAATGGGAAATTGTTCGAGTATTGCAGTGAGACTTCTag CATGGAACATATGATAAGAAGGTATCAATTAGTTGCAACAGAGAATCGAGATCcggaaaaaaattatcaaactgTACGTATAACCCATCTCATCTAC GATCATCAATTAATGCCTGGGGAGTTGGCAAGGATGCAAAAAGAAACCGCGAATCTTCAATTGAGTTTGCAACGGTACTATGGTGAGGGCTTGAGTTCTATAAAGCTTGAGGATTTAGATGAACTTGAGCAGCAGCTGGAATTCTCGGTCAACAGAGTTCGAGCTAGGAAG TTTGAACTCTTACAACAGCAGACGGATAATCTTCGAAAGAAG GAGAAAATGCTGCtggaagaaaatgaacaaataTACCATCTG ATCAATGAGAATCAGGCAGCAATGGAGCAGCATCAGACGTACTACCAAGTACTGGCTATGGTGCCAAAGACTGAGGAAAATAgacatgatcatcatgtgcTGGAACAGTACTTCCCATTCTCTGGACGGGAAGATCAGCAACCCGCGgcaagtagtagtagtagtagtgtgCTTCAGCTAGCAACCTTGCCTGATCCACTTTTTAATGGTCCATATCATGATCGTCTCCTGCAGCCTGCTCACCCCAACCTTCAAGATTTCAGTCTCCAACTCCCCAAAAATG TTTGA
- the LOC109018136 gene encoding uncharacterized protein LOC109018136 codes for MDLAPEQLQYLTIPEILREAISIPKQSPKTFYLITLILIFPLSFAILAHSLFTHPLLVQIQNYSQTDPSQTRHEWTLLLLFQFFYLIFLFAFSLLSTAAVVFTVASLYTSKPVSFSSTMSAIPKVFKRLFVTFLWVSLLMMAYNFVFVAFLVLLIIAIDTQNVLLLLLSVVVIFLLFIVAHVYITALWHLASVVSVLETVHGFAAMKKSYELLKGKTFYASVLVFVYLVICLVIGGVFSSVVVHGGYKYGVFVRIVVGGFLVGMLVIVNLVGLLVQSVFYYVCKSYHHQGIDKTALHDHLGGYLGEYVPLKSSIQMENLEI; via the coding sequence ATGGATCTAGCCCCTGAACAGCTCCAATACCTCACAATCCCAGAAATTCTCAGAGAAGCAATCTCCATCCCCAAGCAGTCCCCTAAGACTTTCTACCTTATCACCCTGATCCTCAtcttccctctctccttcgCAATCCTAGCTCACTCCCTCTTCACCCACCCGCTCTTAGTTCAGATCCAGAACTACTCACAAACCGACCCGTCCCAGACCCGCCACGAATggaccctcctcctcctcttccagTTCTTCTACCTCATCTTCCTTTTCGCCTTCTCCCTCCTCTCTACCGCCGCTGTCGTCTTTACGGTTGCCTCCCTATACACCTCCAAGCCCGTCTCTTTCTCCTCCACAATGTCAGCCATTCCCAAGGTCTTCAAGCGCCTGTTTGTAACATTTTTGTGGGTCTCTCTTTTGATGATGGCCTACAATTTTGTGTTCGTTGCTTTCTTGGTGTTATTGATCATAGCTATTGATACCCAGAACGTCCTTTTGCTGCTTCTGTCTGTGGTGGTCATCTTCTTGCTCTTTATTGTTGCTCATGTCTATATCACAGCATTGTGGCATTTGGCCAGCGTGGTTTCGGTGCTGGAGACGGTACACGGGTTCGCTGCGATGAAGAAGAGCTACGAATTGCTGAAGGGGAAGACCTTTTACGCTAGCGTGCTCGTTTTCGTATATTTGGTGATTTGCTTGGTTATTGGGGGCGTATTCAGCTCGGTGGTGGTGCATGGAGGGTACAAGTATGGGGTTTTTGTGAGGATTGTGGTGGGTGGATTCTTGGTGGGGATGTTGGTGATTGTGAATTTAGTGGGGTTGTTGGTGCAGAGCGTCTTTTACTATGTTTGCAAGAGCTATCATCATCAGGGGATTGATAAGACCGCTTTGCATGACCATCTGGGTGGCTATCTCGGGGAGTATGTGCCTCTGAAAAGCAGCATTCAGATGGAGAATTTGGAAATTTGA